GTTCAAACCGTTCAGGGGATTCGCGATCAGATGACTGACGGGGGACACCTGGGGAGGTGCTATTATCTGAGGCGAGGAGAGAGGTGTCTGTAgagtgttgttgttgttgttgttgttggtcGTGACGGTAGTGTTCTGCTGAACGACTTCGTCGTCCATTTTGGTGTACGACTTCTGTTTGGGACCACGGCGCGTACCGTAGACGTCGATGATCGGTAACGGATTAGGCGAACCGTCAGCGTTCAACACCATGGCCGGCTGATGGGAGTACTTGCGCAGATGAAGCTTTAACGAGTGACAGTACTTGGTGGCGTACGAGCAATTCGCGCACCTGTACTGGTACACGTTCGAGTGGGACTTCAGATGGCTGTTCAGCATCGATTTGTTCACGCACGAGTACGAGCATTTGTCGCACTTGAACGGCTTCGAGCCAAAGTGATTGCGCAGATGGTACTCCAGGTGATGCTTGTACTCCGTGACGAACGGACACTTCGGACAGGTCAGTAGCTTCTCCGCTTTTATGTGACCCCGACTGTGCTCCCAGAACTCGAGCTTCGTGATGGCCACGAAGTTGCACTGCTTGCACCTGAAGGTCTTCACCTTGCCCTGAGAGTTCACACGGGGTACACGGACACCCGGCTCGTCGGCTTCCTCGGATTCGTGCTCCGAGCGCTCACCCTGGGTCGGTGAGGAACGATTCTCGTCCTGCAGGGACCCGGACGAGGTCAGCTGACTCAACATCGTCTTCGCGAAGTCCGGCATCTCGCATTTCGTCGCGCAGTGCGTACCCAGGTGCTCGGTGAACGTTATCCTGCGAATTTAGGGAACATTGTTTGAGTGTTTTGCACAAGCTATTTGGTGTTTGTTAATATCGTACGTTGACGTTCCACGTGGAACATTGATTCTATAGGGAAAGAATCCTATGTAAAGGGATAGTCTTGTGCACAAAGTATGCCTAATGAAATGTTCCAAGTTGTTGTCTCGGAATGTAACGAAAATGTCGACTTCAATGTTGCTGTAATTAAATGGTACAGAgggataattttttaatatggaACAAATTTTGTTGAAGCGACTGCCCAACATTTTCTTACTCTAATTTCTAACTTTGCAACACGAAGAGATGACTGACCCCTTGCGTACAGGAATCTTGATCAGTTTTCTGTTCTGTCAGGATCGATTTTTGTGTAGCAAATCTAAAGTTTAAACGGTAGAAGCGTCCTCAAAACTGAACTCTATACACCCCATGGTTCCCACTCGCATACTCTCTTTCTCTGCAAGAAGAAAGCTAACGAGTGTCTACAGCCCCACTCTTGTTCACAGTCTACCAGCTCCCCTAGTAACTCCTCTATTGGCCACTGTCGCTTTTCGTCACCATTCTCCGCCATGGCAACGATGACGATGAAATTGGTAGACAGTcaactagagtggggatgtaaatacTGGTCAGCCTTCTTCCCGCGTACGAACAGTACATTTTCAGTAACAGTATAAAGAAGTAGCAACAATGATGATGCAATTGGTAGACAGTcaactagagtggggatgtaaatactcgtcagccttcttctcgcgtacgaacagtacattttcagtaatattaggttgttcgaaaactgatttcattttccaaatcggagaatatataatttaataaaatgtttatacgctctaaaaaaatcgtgttttattttctccaaaaaaataatgaaacgactttccgaacaacctattagtttTGTACAGATGTGTCTTATAAGAAGTCTTATGCATTATGTCAAATAAGATCCCAATTGCATAATGAGAAAACTGTGTCTACACAAAGACCCTGTACACAAGGAGCTTATATAATATCGAAGCAGTTGTGTATATTACAGTAGcttcaattataaaaaaaattgtattgtaGAGATGGTGATGGGTCAAGAAAGACCCATGGAAGATCCAGAACGATCTTTACCTTCAGATCCCAATTGCATAACGAGAAAACTGTATCTACACAAAGACCCTGTACACAAGGAGCTTATATAATATCGAAGCAGTTGTGTATATTACAGTAGcttcaattataaaaaaaattgtattgcaGAGATGGTGATGGGTCAAGAAAGACCCGTAGAAGATCCAGAACGATCTTTACCTTCAGATCCCAATTACAGTagctataattattaaaaaaaatgtgttGTAGAGATGGTgatgggtcaaaaaagacccgtgTAAGACCAAGTACGATCGTTACCTATTCATCGAGGTGAACGCGCAGATCGGACATTGCAAGACATCCTGACCGAGCTCGACATCTTCGCTGGACGGTTTCACCGTGCTGGAAACAACGTTCATCGCCTGTTCCGTACGGTGGTCGTCCATCGAATGATGTCTCGCGTAATCCAGCGGTAAACCGCCACAGTTCTTGAATATCCGCTGCGGGCTGTAGTCGAACGTGCTGCACTGCATGTTGTTCGAGTCTTGCGAGGTGGCGCTTCCCGGCGACAGACTGCAGTTCGCAGTGGACGAGGATCTTCTGCTCCTTGGTGAGACAGAGTTGCTGGTATAGTGATCGGGCGACACGCCTGAATCGTTGTTCTTGTCCTCGTTCGATTCCTCCTTCTGCGAAAGAATATCGGTCAGATTGCAAATAAAACCACGGTTTAGATCGTTTTTCGTTGAATGAACCGAAGTAGCTTTCAAAAGGGAGAGCTTCTTTAAGATACTACAGCAATTATGAAtctaatttttctcttttaccGAACCGTCGAACATCCATTTTAACGAAAACTTAGAACCGTGTGGatcgaaagaagaaataatCTCTTAGATGGATGTTATCCATTTTATTTGTGTCTGGATAACTCATAAGTTACTAAAGGTATCGAAGAAtgtttagaataaaatttttaccaTCTCTAGAGTTCTGTAGAAATCTTTCTCTTTCAATGGATTGTCAAACACCGATTTTAACAGAAACTTAGAACCGTGTggatcgaaagaagaaactacccCTTACATCAATGTCACCCATTTTATTTGTGTCTAGATAACTCTTAAATTACTAaagattcgaattaaaatttctacCATCTCTAGAGCTTTgtagaaattttcttcttccacTGAACTGTTAAACACCGATTTTAACGAGAAATTTATCTTTCAAGGAGAGAAACTTCTTTAATAGATGTCACCCATTTTACTTGTTTCTGGATAACTCTTAAGTTACTTAAGTTACCAAAGaatgtttcgaagaaaatttctaccATCTCTAGAATTCTATAGAAATCTGTCTCTTTCACTGGACTATCAAAcactgattttaacgaaagcttGATTTTAACGCGAAATGTATCTTTCAAAGAGAGAAACTTCTTTAATCGATATCATCCATTTTATTTGTCTCTGGATACCTCTTAAGTTAccaatgtttcgaataaaatttctaccaTCTTTGgagttttgtaaaaattttcctCTTCCACTGGACTGTCAAACACCGATTTTGACGAAAGCTTAATTTTAACGCGAAATTTATCTTTCAAGGAAAGAAACTTCTTTAATCGATGTCACCCATTTTACTTGTCTCTGGATAACTCTCAAGTTACTAaagtttcgaattaaaatttctacCATCTCTGAAGCTCTATAAAAATCTTTCTCTTCCACTGGACTGTCAAACACCGATTTTACCGAAAGCTTAATTTTAACGAGAAATGTATCTCTCAAAGAGAGAAACCACCCCTTAAATCGATGTCACCCATTTTATTTTCATCCGACTAACTCTCAAGCTACCAAAGATACCGAAGaacgtttcgaataatatttctacTGTTTCTGACGATCCGGGAATTACTGGGCAGAAATTTTCCTATTTCATTCCAGCCGGTCGCCTTTTTCGCAAACCCCTTAATGGCTCCGAAACGAAAACTGTCGGATCGCTGGAAGACAAAGAACGAATTTTCTTCCAGCGAGCCTATGGAGAGAAGCTTCAGGTCCATCGAACCGGGAATGAAACGACATTTTGTCGATCGCGGAAGGGGACGGATGAGAGGAAGTGAGAGGTCTACCGATCGAGGGGGATGAAAAAGAGACGACGAGATCACGAAGGGTGGACGAGGGTGAGATGCAAACGGAACGAGAGGGGTGAATAAGTTAAACGAGCTagcaaaagagagagaaagagagaacgaactaacaagagagaaagagagagagagaaaacgagctagcaaaagagaaagagagaaaatgagAGAGTAAGGGAAAGGGGGGAGAAAACGAGTGGAGATTCGATCGGAGAGGGGTTGAAGCGATTACTCACCACGATTCTATCGGCGATACCCCAAGCGGGCGTGGTTGGCGAATGGAGGGGGTGGCGTTGCTCCTCGACGATGgtttgttgctgttgctgccgtTGCTGATTCGGCGCGTGTACCAGAGGCTCCGCCGTGTCCCAGTTCCCTCGCATCTTGTCACTCTGTTCGccgcaaaataaataaaatattattgtccAACGATGGAGAACAACCTTCGAGATTTTCTTATCGTAGAAATTCAAATGGAAACCAACTCGAACGGAATTAATGAATAACACAAGTTTTGGATAGCTTTTAACAAAGAAATTGCAAAttgtttcctttcttcgttttttgaaatattaaaagtcGTGTAAATGTATAGAAGTTTCATATTCTTGTTTTTTTAGTAGTAGAATATAATTCTGTACAGTGTACTGAAATGCAAAACTTCAAAATGAAGATTTATAATTCCACAAacaatattgttcgattaaaatattattcggaCGATATTGcactttatttttaattctctgGTAGAAATAAACACTCAGTTGTTAGTCACCCTCGCACAGGGTATCGAAAGCATAGCTTTTCggatcgatatctcggttaccatcgattgtatcgaaaatttttataagagaagaaactttccaaatttaatttccaatatTTCTTGCGATACACACTTTTGTCGCGAAAGCGAGCGTAAATAAGATATCGTTTATTTTGTGATTCGTAGTACAGTCGACGTTGTTCTTCGATTCGAGTGCGATAGGAAATTTCCAATAACAGTTTCGACCATCGAGCGAATAAGTCGCAAACGGTTACAAAAGTAAATCGTAAAttattgtaacgggcgagtggAGGCAGATGGAAAAAGTTGGTCGCGAAATTTGAATAGCATAAAGAAACAGGTGAAAAGCTTTCTCACAATGAGGACGGAAAGGGTTGGCATTTGTGCAAATTTCCGCGAAGAAGGGTACCAACGACTTCGACAAACAGTCCATGCCTGCTCGAAGGCACATTCTAAAGTAAATTCCTGGTAAAATCGTTCCACAATGTTTGCCTATTGCCCTCGACGTCCTTTCGCCTTGAACGCCCTGCAAGAACAAATCTTACCGACGTACGAATGGTCGAGCTAATTTATTCGACCGGAGCAACAAACAACGAAAGTGTTTCGGTCGACGTCGTGGAATCAttcaagaaaatttcatttcatcgaaatcgaattCTCGATTCTTTGATAACCACGTTTACTCTTGATTAAATTCTAGAGTCGTTTGAAGTAATTACAATTCTGAATATTTAACAAGCGTAAGGTTGTATATACTCggcgatatatttattttaactaGAAGACACTTATTCACGAGAAGCTTATATAATTTTGCAAGAAGGACTTACAACGAGCACGACTATCGTCCACTGTGTTTGATATTGTTCTTTATACAAAGACAAATTTAAGAGAAAATTATGATATTATTGTCggagtataaataatgatattgcACAAAATATACTTGAAAAAGGTAgtgtgaaaaaataatattacacaaaGTATACTTAAAGAAAGCAgtgtgaaaaaataatattatacaaaatatactTGAAAAAGGTACTGTGCAAAAATAATATTGCACAAAATGTACTTAAAGAAAGTACTgtgagaaaataatattacacaaaATATACTTGAAGAAGGTACTATGAAAGAATAATATTACACAAAATATACTCAAAAAAGATActgtgaaaaataatattacacaaaATATACTTGAAAAAGGTACTGTGAAAAAATAATCTTACACAAAATATACTTAAAGAAAGTACTGTGAAGAAATAATATTACACAAAATATACTTAAAGAAAGTActgtgaaaaaataatattatacaaaatatacttaaaaaagatactatgaaaaataatattacacgaAATACACTTAAAAAAGGTACAGTGACGACGAAAGCAGATAAAACATGGACAGTACAAAATGTATAGAAAATAACAATGTCTATGTAATGTAATTTGGACACGTGTACAGATTACATGGAAACGGTGACGAGAGCCAAATACGTTAATTAATTAACTGGATAGACGGCTTGGCGATACATGTCACAGAGATTTGCGAGCACAATTCGGTAAGGAAAGCGCAAAAGGGCATCCTTCTGTTACGGGAGAGTCGTTTCGCGATTTCCCAGGTCGAAGGTAGAAAACGGTTCCAGGGTTAAGGTCCTTCCTTCGCTATCCCCCTACAacacccccccaccccccctcgACCAGCTCATTTATTCAAGTGGAGCACACTTTCGAACCACGTCGACGACAGACCGGGTTGGGAGATTCCGTTCTTTGACTTCTGGGAGAAAATCTCATTGTGTCCCCGTGAGACGACGgccataaataaaattcaaagcaGCGAGACGTTGTAGCGTCTTTCTGTCTGTTCTGCCAGCGGTGCCGGGAAGGAACCGGGATGAAAACAAAACAACCCTTGCAGGGAACGAAGGAGGCTTCCCCGCTGGAAGCCTCGGTCAATTATCCGAGACGCAATTATCTTCCTCGTTAATTTATTCGTAACTCGGTTTTGTCGAAAATTTACATTCCTCGTATtcgatttcttcgttcgatgagagagagagaaatttaaTGTAAAAGAGACTTGACGAGGGACTGGGTTACTCGACAGGAGAGAGACGCAATTGTCTATGTAGTTTATttacttgtaaattatttataggcTTCTAATTACTTGTGGTTCGGTTTTggtggaaattttaattttgtcgaattcgatttcttcgtttgatgagagagagagagaaatttaatgaaaaagggACTGGGTTACTCGACAGGAGAGAGACGCAACTATTTTTCCATATAATttacttgtaaattatttataggcTTCTAATTACTTATGGTTCAGTTTTggtggaaattttaattttgtcgaatttaatttcttcgtttgatGGGAAAGAGAGAAATTTAATGTAAAAGGGACTTAACGAGGAACTGGGTTACTCGACAGGAGAGAGACGCAACtatctaatttatttttaaattacttatGGTCTTCTAATTATTTGTAGTTCAGTTTTggtggaaattttaattttgtcgaattcgatttcttcgtttgatgggagagagagagaaatttaatgaaaaagggACTTAACGAGGGACTGGGTTACTCGACAGGAGAAAGACGCAACTATCTATTCAtttaatttatttgtaaattacttATGGTCTTCTAATTACTTGTGGTTCAGTTTTggtggaaattttaattttgtcgaatttaatttcttcgtttgatGGGAAAGAGAGAAATTTAATGTAAAAAGGACTTAACGAGAGAGTGGGTTACTCAACAGGAGAAAGACACAACTATCTATCCAtttaatttatttgtaaattacttATGGTCTTCCAATTACTTGTAATTCAGTTttggtaaaaattataattttctcgaattcgttttcttcgtctaatgggggagagagagagagagagagagagagagagagagagagagagagagaaacttgGCGAAAAAGATACTTAACAAGGGAGAGATTATTAACCATAATTTACTTATGGTTCACTTctggcgaaaatttcaatttttcaaaatggattttgtcgttcgatagggAAGACAGAgagaaatttgataaaaaagatACTTAACGAAGGGCAGAGTTACTTGACAGAAGAGATATGCAATTATCTACTTGGATAACTTATTCATGGATCGATTTtggcaaaaatttcaattttgtcgaattcaatttctttgttcaatGCGAGAGACAAAAAGAAACTTGACGAAAAATACCAGAATTATTTGATAGATGGGAGATGTAACTTTCTATCCAGCTAAATTATTCATGGTTCACTTTtgacaaaaatttcaatattgtcgaattcaatttcttcgtttaacgAGGGGGAAAGattttaaagaagaaagaaagtgaaAAAGAGAAAGGTTTGatcaaagaaagagagagacttgacacgtgaaagagagagagtgtgttgGCAAGACAATGAGAGAGTTAACTCGatggaaaagagagaaagacttgatgagagagggagagaaaaataCTTGATGAAAAAATAGGGAGACTTGACGAGAAAAAGAGACTTGACAAGAAAGGAAGAGACTTggcaagaaaaagagagagacttgatcagaaaaaggaagaaacttgacgagaaagagaaagaaacttgACAAGAAAACGAGTGACTTGACAAAGAACAGAAATACCTgatagaaaaaagagagaaacttaacgagaggaagagagagagttgACAAGTCAACGAAAGAGTTAACttgatgaaaaagaaagaaagacttaacgagagaaagagagaaacttgacaaaagagaaaaataattgatGAAAAGAATAGAGACTTGACAAGAAAGAAAGACACTTGACAAAAAATAAAGAGActtgagaagaaaaagaaggaaacttgacaagaaaaatagagaagcttgacaagaaaaagagagaagcttgacaagaaaaagagagaagcttgacaagaaaaagagaaagacttGACAAGAAAAAGACATgacaaaaacaaagaaatacacgatGCAACCAAACGTAAAAAAGCCAAAAATGTAACGAGACAACGCAAGAGTTAACGAGCGAAAGAAAGAAGCATAACGTGGAAACAGAGAAAAACTAACCGCGAGACAAACTGACCtaacaaaagaaagaaagcgagat
The sequence above is drawn from the Ptiloglossa arizonensis isolate GNS036 chromosome 1, iyPtiAriz1_principal, whole genome shotgun sequence genome and encodes:
- the Hb gene encoding hunchback, whose protein sequence is MRGNWDTAEPLVHAPNQQRQQQQQTIVEEQRHPLHSPTTPAWGIADRIVKEESNEDKNNDSGVSPDHYTSNSVSPRSRRSSSTANCSLSPGSATSQDSNNMQCSTFDYSPQRIFKNCGGLPLDYARHHSMDDHRTEQAMNVVSSTVKPSSEDVELGQDVLQCPICAFTSMNSYCNWDLKGLCVDTVFSLCNWDLKVKIVLDLPWTQFSHYAIGILFDIMHKTSYKTHLYKTNRRLTSIYIPTLVDCLPISSSSLPWRRMRKRVCEWEPWGNRKLIKIPVRKGNIEVDIFVTFRDNNLEHFIRHTLCTRLSLYIGFFPYRINVPRGTSTITFTEHLGTHCATKCEMPDFAKTMLSQLTSSGSLQDENRSSPTQGERSEHESEEADEPGVRVPRVNSQGKVKTFRCKQCNFVAITKLEFWEHSRGHIKAEKLLTCPKCPFVTEYKHHLEYHLRNHFGSKPFKCDKCSYSCVNKSMLNSHLKSHSNVYQYRCANCSYATKYCHSLKLHLRKYSHQPAMVLNADGSPNPLPIIDVYGTRRGPKQKSYTKMDDEVVQQNTTVTTNNNNNNNTLQTPLSSPQIIAPPQVSPVSHLIANPLNGLNSVTQTPSMMTFPYSQIFSGFPLTASQFTDDTIAVENHVNQIKATALLDYVKTIDGERIKHEFTQDVTVRCFDPSNVVTGDFAKSTETTTGLSGRDQCPETKAIPLDLSKPETAPNQGRPVTNSPRATGTSRRKGKAVKLERRVLEEDTDDELEQRQEEPEEFEPPAASSPGSRDEKCANPVGYGVGNEFICQYCEIAFGNVVMYTVHMGYHGFKDPYTCNMCGHQCTDKVSFFLHIARSKHS